taaggttttattcatgtaaacagaacaacaatttattctcttacttaaatgaataaccgtattgcaataaatatgatcaaatcatattcatgctcaacaccaaataacacttatttaggttccacactaatcccgaaagtatagggagtgtgcgatgatgatcatatcaatcttggaaccacttccaactctcatccaccaaatacttggggtagttccgcttccagtgaccaatccctttgcagtagaagcacttagtctcaggcttaggaccaggcTTGGGTTtctttcacttgagcagcaacttgcttgtcgttcttcttgaagttccccttcttccttttgcccttttcttgaaactagtggtcttgtctaccatcaacacttgatgtttttctttatttctaccttcgtcgattttagcatcacgaagaccttgggaatcgtttccgttatcctttgcatattgtagttcttcacgaagttctactaacttggtgatagtgactagagaattctgtcaatcactattttatctggaagattaactcccacttgattcaagcgattgtagtacccagacaatctgagcacatgctcacgttgagcgattctcctccatgttttagctatagaacttgttggagacttcatatctctcaactcgggtatttgcttgaaatattaacttcaactcctggaacatctcatatggttcatgacgttcaaaacgtctttgaagtcccgattctaagccgtttaagcatggtgcacttaaactatcaagtagtcatcatattgagctagccaaatgttcataacgtctgtatctgctcctgcaataggtctgtcacctagcggtgcatcaaggacataattcttctgtgcagcaatgaggataaacctcagatcacggatccaatccgcatcattgctactaacatctttcaacacaatttttttttctctaggaacatatcaaaataaacataatATTGCTAAAAATGCATGAGAATAACATAGGCATATATTAGCAATCAAATGCTTCCGTGAGACAAATTGAAAAAATCAAATTGCACTCTATAATAAAAAAAAGATATATGTTGCCTGACATCCGCATGAAAAAGCAACTCCATCAGGTCCATGCGGGAGCATGTGGCATTGATTTCCTTGACCGAAAGAGTCGGCGGTGTGTGGAACTTGCATTTAATGATCGAGTCTGACTTCTCGACACTTGTCACACCCGACAGCGGTAGGCTATGCACCGTAGCTTGCACACATATTGAATGCGTTGTCAGGAACGTGACCTCACACGGCCTCTGTGAAAGTTGTCTGCATGCGAGGCACGTGTGCTGAGGAGGCCCGTGTTCGGGACACCTAGCACCGTCCCAAAATGTCACTACAGACGTTTTTGTAGATATGGTTTAACGAGGGTAGATTTACTTGGAAGTAAACCTACACAAAGGTCTGCATGCGCCATGTAATTGGCTCCTTCTGGATGTTGTAGTACTAACTGTCAATAGGAATTCCAGTGTAGTTTCTTCATGTACCGAGGGTTCAAAATTTCAGCAAAATTTCACATATTTCAGTGGGGTTCGAAATAATTGCAACCCTGAAATTTTGAGTCAAATTCAAACTAAAACTAAAATTAGGTTAAAAAGATGAAAAATTATAGATTTTTGAAACTCAAAATCCGAAATAAGTTCCCAATTTCCTAATTTCTGCATATTTCGGTGATGTCCGAAATATTTCCATGTCCGAAATTAGAAACCGATGTGGCTTTTTGGGCTGGTCCATCTATAGTTGCTCTGCGTACCCTGGTTTTAAATATGCCGACATGCTTCGTGTGCAAAATCAAGAGGGGCAACTAAAAAAGAAAGTTTATTCACGCTCCACTAACCAGCGTAGTCTTCTACTATCAATAAAACCAAAAGATAAATCAAATGTTAGTGAGTGAGATCTAAAATTTGGGAGTTATCCAAACGCATGTCATGCCCATCAGTAAACACCAATGGTTTGGTAGGGTAACTCTAAGCCGCCATTCAAGTTGTATGTAGATGTTTACACTTATAGTATCGATGACTTGTTTTCATTTTAATATCAAAAGATTATTTTGTTAGAAAATAGATTTTTTTTCCTCGGAAAGCTCATTCATCTAGAAAAGAATTATGGCCACGTTTAGTAGAAGTTACTACTTTTCGTTTTTGGCAGACTGCAGCCCTCAAAGTTGTCTAGAACACTTAAGTATGAGCAGTTTAAGCAGTGTACAGAGATAAGTTTCCCCGTTAGGAAGGAGATGGATTTGATTCATTCCTTAGGAAGACTCTGAGAGAAGCTTAATCAGAAATTACTGCAGGGTTATATGCTGCATCAACATTGGCAAGGTATCTTCAGTGGGAGATTTGTTTGACAGAAGGCCTCCTTTCTTCCTCACTATCCTCCAGTAAACCCGCATTAAGCATCGCTTTCGTAGCATGGATAACATTTCATGGAATGAGATTGAGCTCTACTCCTGACTTGAGATAGATAGATTGAAACGGATGCGAATGAAATGCTTGCAAGTTGGAATGACATAAGAACGGAAGAAGATGCATTTCACAAAAGGATGAGCACCAAGCATAATATCCTTCAATTTAAATACAGTACCCTACAATGACATTAAAGGTGAACGGCATCTACTAATTAACATCACCCAAATAGTTTCAgctgcaactccaaaataagtaaGAACGAACTGCCTTGAATGCATCGTTTGTTTCCATCAACACAGCAGCGGTGGGACCTAATCAAGCCAATGCATCGGACCAAGGGGAGACCTTGTCGATGCGGATGTGCAGGCGAACTTCCATGGACGCAGCCCCGTCTCCTGTCACTGCTGGAACCAGGTACATCCGCGGCACCGGCAGGAACGTCGGCTCGTCCGCGGCAGCCAGCATGCCGGGCGATGAGCTGCTCCTTATGTGCATGTCCACCAGCAACATGTCCTCCTTGCTGcagttcgccgccgccgcctgggacGGCTCCAGATTGACCCACATCTTGCACGTGAACCGGGGCCGCGTCGCCGCCCTCGCTCTGGCGCACACCACAGACACGGCGGTCATGCCAGCGCCGAGCGCACCCACGGTcaagaggaaaatatggttgtcgTCGCCGAGAAGCACCACCCGCGGGGTCAACACAGACAGCTGGAGTTGGCTGATCTTGCGGTACTGCACGACACGCACCGGCACCGAGTGGACGGTGTGGAGGTGGCCGGCGAGCGCCTGCGGTGCGCCGACGTAGAGCAACCCGGCTCGGTGCAGTGGCAGGGCGCGGGCGGGCATGCGGTGTTGTGCTCGGCGACCTCGTGGTAGGTCACGTACCTCTGGCAGCCCGCATTGGGGCACTCGATCCTGGTCGAGGACACCACGGCGTCAAGCGCGGGGCAGGGGTCGAAGAAGCCGCCGTTGTCCACGCACGCCTTGCACTGCCCGAAGGGCAGGAGGGCCACGCAACAGCCGCAGGCCAGGTGCCCCGCTTTGCACTGCAGGCAGGCACACAAATCGTAGATGGCCCGTAAATCAGCATGAAGGAATCGATCTCTCACCGGCGCCAATGGAGGAAGAAAGAATGAAAGAAAGAACGAGAGGAACCTGGAAGACGGGGGGCTTGAAGGGGAGGGTGCAGAGGGGGCAGTGGAGCACTTTCTTGTCGATCCTCACGGCAAGCTCCACTCGCTGGCTGTACGCCGCCCCGATGATGGCGCTCTCGTCGGCCTTGTACGGCGGAGCCCTGCTCCTCCCCTCGACGGCGCCGCCTTGCATCCTGGCTGGCGTTTGGGGAATGAAAACCTCTGTCTGTGTGTCTCGGGCCAAACTTTTTCCAGGGGGTGAGAAAGGAGAATAGCAGAGATATGAGAACAAAAGGTGCCGAGGCAGCCACACTACACTATAAATGCTTCCTCATTGTGGTATCCATTCCCAAACTTATATGGTATAGATATAAGACATGCTCTTAATCTATTTCATTATTGCTGGTTTATCCATATATTAATGTTGTCTTTCTTTTAAGTACCTACAAGTGTGCGATAAAAGTTTGACTATTGCAGATCAATGTTATTCTAGAATAATTGAGGAACATAAAAGTAAGCACATTGTTTTTTTGCGTAGTTTCCGGCTTAATTGATACACGGTGGAGTACTTTTGACCCCATCACCGGATTATAACATCATCAAACACGTGCGAGCCCATAAAAAGGAAAGGATCCATGTGTAAGCACAAGGGACACGCATAACCAAATAGTACAAAGGAGCACACAACGCATCGCAACTTTTCACCCAGGTCACGACACATCATGCCTTTCTCACTGTTATGGATACACACATACGCCATGGCTGATGTGCTGGCTGCCACCAGCAAATAACAACAACATGACCACAAGCGTCCAAAAGATCCCTGGAACAGGGTGGAGACCCCCGACGCCAAAAATCTTGATTAGCTGCTTGCATGGAGTAGGAAAAATAACCCATTGATGAATTCCTTTCCTCTTCGTCTCCTCCAAACTGCAGTAACTGATGGAACAATCACAACACCTTCTCTGCCCTTAAAGCTGTGCATTGTCTCAGTCGTCCCCGCCATAGCTGGGAGACAGTGCCCCTGCTCTTACCTGAATCTCCACCACGGGAATGGAGCCATACACCTCCTCAGTTGTGTTGTCCCGGTCACCTCCACCAGAGCTGGGAGTCTGGTGTGCCCCTGGTCCGTTATAAATCCCCTCCTCAGTTTCTTTCCGTTTCTGATTGAGCAGGTTTTTGCTTGGCGAGACAGATTTGCtggctgctgaaggaaatatgccctagaggcaataataaagttattaattatttccttatatcatgataaatgtttattattcatgctagaattgtattaatcggaaacataatacatgtgtgaatacatagataaacagagcgtcactagtatgcctctacttgactagctcgttaatcaaagatggttatgtttcctaaccatggacaaggagttgttatttgattaatgggatcacatcattagatgaatgatctgattgacatgacccattccattagcttagcacccgatcgtttagtatgttgctattgctttcttcatgacttatacatgttcctatgactatgagattatgcaactccggtttgccggaggaacactttgtgtgctaccaaacgtcacaacgtaactgggtgattataaaggagctctacaggtgtctccaaaggtacatgttgggttggcgtatttcgagattaggatttgtcactccgattgtcggagaggtatctctgggccctctcggtaatgcacatcacataagccttgcaagcattgcaactaatgagttagttgtgagatgatgtattacggaacgagtaaagagacttgccggtaacgagattgaactaggtattgagataccgacggtcgaatctcgggcaagtaacataccgatgacaaagggaacaacgtatgttgttatgcggtctgaccgataaagatctttgtagaatatgtaggagccaatatgagcatccaagttccgctattggttattgaccagagacgtgtctcggtcatgtctacattgttctcgaaccgtagggtccgcacgcttaaggtttcgatgatagttatattatgagtttatgagttttgatgtaccgaaggagttcggagtcccggatgagatcggggacatgacgaggagtctcgaaatggtcgagacgtaaagatcgatatattggacgactatatttggacttcggaaaggttccgagtgatttgggtatttttcggagtaccggagagttacgggaattcgccgagagaagtattgagccttattgggccatacgggaaagagagaggggctgcctagggcagtccgtgcgccccccaaggcctagtccgaattggactagggggaggggccgcgccccctccttccttcccttctccctttccttgtctcctactcctactacttggaaggactcctagttggactaggaaagggggaatcctactcccggtgggagtaggactcccctagggtgcgccacagagagggccggccctcccctcctccactcctttatatacgggggcagggggcaccccatggacacacaagttgatcttcgtgatcgttccttagccgtgtgtggtgcccccctccatgatattacacctcggtcatattgtaacggtgcttaggcgaagccctacgacggttgaacatcaagatcgtcaccacgccgtcgtgctgacggaactcctccccaaagctttgctggatcggagcccggggtgcgtcatcgagttgtacgtgtgtcaagaactcggaggtgccggagtaacggtgcttggatcggttggaccgggaagacgtacgactacttcctctacgttgcgtcaacgcttccgcttcggtctacgagggtacgtagacaacactctcccctctcgttgctatgcatcaccatgatcttgcgtgtgcgttggaatttttttgaaattactacgttccccaacagtggtatcagagccaggttttatggtttgatgttatatgaacgagtagaacacaagtgagttgtgggcgatacaagtcatactgcttaccagcatgtcatactttggtccggtggtattgttggatgaagcggcccggaccgacattacgcgtacgcttacgcgagactggttctaccgccgtgctttgcacacaggtggctggcgggtgtcagtttctccaacttcagttgaaccgagtgtggctacgcccggtccttgcgaaggttaaaacaacaccaacttgacaaactatcgttgtagtttttgatgcgtaggtaagaacggttcttgctaagcccgtagcagccacgtaaaacttgcaacaacaaagtagaggacgtctaacttgtttttgtagggcatgttgtgatgtgatatggtcaagatgtgatgagatataagttgttgtatgagatgatcatgttttgttgaaattatcggcaactggcagaagccttacgGTTGTCTCATTAtcgcataagatgcaagtgccaaataattgctttactttatcactatgcgatagcaatagttgcaagagcaatagttggcgagacgaccacgtgacgacacattgatatagatcaagatgatggagatcatggtgtcgtgcccgtgacgatagtgat
The window above is part of the Triticum aestivum cultivar Chinese Spring chromosome 2A, IWGSC CS RefSeq v2.1, whole genome shotgun sequence genome. Proteins encoded here:
- the LOC123184408 gene encoding uncharacterized protein, with the protein product MPARALPLHRAGLLYVGAPQALAGHLHTVHSVPVRVVQYRKISQLQLSVLTPRVVLLGDDNHIFLLTVGALGAGMTAVSVVCARARAATRPRFTCKMWVNLEPSQAAAANCSKEDMLLVDMHIRSSSSPGMLAAADEPTFLPVPRMYLVPAVTGDGAASMEVRLHIRIDKVSPWSDALA